A single Anopheles arabiensis isolate DONGOLA chromosome 2, AaraD3, whole genome shotgun sequence DNA region contains:
- the LOC120908797 gene encoding mitogen-activated protein kinase kinase kinase 13 isoform X2, with amino-acid sequence MVFVGSFFERCCEPPDKPVLENVIVKKGMISIQEELDQLGLNNEQQQPAPPYPQVIYGNEYHHHHHQQQVGNDDSSSPDYLQHHLPHHHQHHPAMCANGWPQLPVGMVAAGGPGVGPVGVGIGVGVGVGMSSKPATAGWMDGLFGCMRPVLSLIGKSHIMEMKSKQTEDWEIPYETITDMVWLGSGAQGAVFCGKLRNELVAVKKVRELKETDIRHLRKLDHENIVKFKGVCTQAPVFCIIMEYCAHGPLHKKLQDSGGVITPQQLVSWSQQIALGMQYLHTHKIIHRDLKSPNILIGENDVIKISDFGTSREWNEISTKMSFAGTVAWMAPEVIRNEPCNEKVDIWSYGVVLWELLTGEVPYKNVDSSQIIFGVGNNSLYLPIPDTCPEGFKLLIKQCWSAKPRNRPSFKIILTHLDIAGRELLQACEKGQYELYYQTQRSWREDIRSHMQKLTSNGMDIQKHEQDLIQKRKDEWKHAQDVRMTYERKLERTNMLCMQLSQLILQVEQKEQEILKREKLLAPEQRKCGFLKRGGDKANRKRPFSFPAMTTALPGRGGYGYSTTPSPTAAGVTPAKATLYAELNPSGHQGAKSVVVPVAAAPPPPYSTLAPLQTAAAAVPVTSPITSPEAVPVQPMAPSTTSSGRVKKLRHRRVGSGTINCSPKCSPCRDRRVQSEPESRHVKLVDTETQTEPMDISEPDVSPCPNLASKRMSASLREEEEEEQEKVEPEVIEEALRRLSVSERLAGDRVLPVEPRVSAYRCSSKPQSEDDGEVPEDEENGNSISISTMTNSRSSDMMTTSGGVPVPGSEQNYRYRRQQSSQQQEDLREEEADGYAEEFDDEREGSSPDPIMDAMNRNERFDRACSDDDKIDTLDRKVNIISEKLQQSAAYGNLLNDNNVIVYRAALKQPNQPAGGKTILLKHPGAGSNLKPAGAGGAGIGAYLYSGPHAGGLAVVGGGGGGAGAVPAEVEQHHEPKLGEVEEEESWTDEEGEEPDQKQYYVLRRKSVGRLPIKRGRRTKYSVGSGPSVASGGGGVGVSGSSAMVHHHHHHHHHHASPGGADHLAIVHRKIHSNVTISDEENTSEYSHAPSSQRSTLESNPDLPSVVMMKAGRRVDRIKQQQQQPMHKSTTSAKDTDDDDDDDEDADDDGHVPDSDVEQDSSDSSSSSDEVERVDRRPVADVVNGNRM; translated from the exons CATGATATCGATCCAGGAGGAGCTGGATCAGCTGGGCCTGAACAatgaacagcagcaaccggctCCACCCTACCCGCAGGTCATCTATGGCAACGagtaccatcaccaccaccaccagcagcaggtcgGTAACgacgacagcagcagcccggACTACCTGCAACACCACCTgccccaccaccatcagcaccacCCGGCGATGTGTGCGAACGGGTGGCCCCAGCTCCCGGTGGGCATGGTGGCGGCCGGTGGCCCCGGCGTCGGTCCGGTTGGCGTCGGCATCGGCGTCGGTGTCGGTGTCGGCATGTCCAGCAAACCGGCGACGGCGGGCTGGATGGATGGGCTGTTCGGCTGCATGCGACCGGTGCTGTCGCTGATCGGCAAGAGCCACATCATGGAGATGAAGAGCAAACAGACTGAGGATTGGGAAATTCCGTACGAAACCATCACGGACATGGTGTGGCTCGGCAGCGGGGCCCAGGGTGCCGTGTTCTGCGGCAAGCTGCGCAACGAgctggtggcggtgaagaAGGTGCGCGAGCTGAAGGAGACGGACATCCGGCATCTGCGCAAGCTGGATCACGAGAACATCGTCAAGTTCAA AGGGGTCTGCACCCAGGCGCCAGTGTTCTGCATCATCATGGAGTACTGTGCGCACGGTCCGCTGCACAAGAAGCTGCAGGACAGTGGCGGGGTCATAACGCCCCAGCAGCTCGTCTCCTGGTCGCAGCAGATCGCGCTCGGCATGCAGTACCTGCACACGCACAAGATCATACACCGTGATCTGAAAAGTCCCAA TATCCTGATTGGCGAGAATGACGTCATCAAAATCAGCGACTTTGGCACCTCGCGCGAGTGGAACGAGATCAGCACGAAGATGAGCTTCGCCGGCACGGTGGCCTGGATGGCGCCGGAAGTGATCCGCAACGAGCCGTGCAACGAGAAGGTCGACATCTGGTCGTACGGCGTGGTGCTGTGGGAGCTGCTGACCGGGGAGGTGCCGTACAAGAACGTCGACTCGTCGCAGATCATATTCGGGGTCGGCAACAACTCACTGTACCTGCCCATACCGGACACGTGCCCGGAGGGGTTCAAGCTGCTGATCAAGCAGTGCTGGAGCGCGAAACCGCGCAACCGGCCGTCGTTCAAGATCATCCTGACGCATCTGGACATTGCGGGGCGGGAGCTGCTGCAGGCTTGCGAGAAGGGCCAGTACGAGCTGTACTACCAGACGCAGCGCTCGTGGCGCGAGGATATACGCAGCCACATGCAGAAGCTGACGAGCAATGGGATGGACATACAGAAGCACGAGCAGGACCTGATCCAGAAGCGGAAGGATGAGTGGAAGCACGCGCAGGACGTGCGGATGACGTACGAGCGGAAGCTGGAGCGGACGAACATGCTGTGCATGCAGCTGTCGCAGCTGATACTGCAGGTGGAGCAGAAGGAGCAGGAAATTCTCAA GCGAGAGAAGCTTCTTGCACCAGAACAGCGCAAGTGTGGCTTCCTGAAGCGCGGTGGCGACAAGGCAAACCGCAAGCGACCGTTCAGCTTTCCTGCGATGACGACGGCCCTGCCCGGACGGGGTGGTTATGGCTACTCGACGACACCCAGTCCAACGGCGGCCGGTGTCACGCCGGCCAAGGCAACGCTGTATGCGGAGCTGAACCCATCCGGCCATCAGGGTGCCAAGTCGGTGGTGGtaccagtagcagcagctccaccaccaccctacAGTACACTGGCACCCCTGCAGACGGCAGCAGCTGCTGTACCGGTAACATCACCCATCACCAGCCCGGAAGCTGTCCCCGTCCAACCGATGGCTCCATCGACGACCTCCTCCGGCAGGGTGAAAAAGCTCCGCCATCGGCGGGTCGGCTCGGGCACGATCAACTGCAGCCCAAAGTGCAGTCCGTGCCGGGATCGACGCGTCCAGAGCGAGCCCGAATCGCGCCACGTTAAGCTTGTGGACACGGAAACGCAAACCGAACCGATGGACATTAGCGAGCCGGATGTGAGCCCGTGCCCGAACCTGGCCTCGAAGCGCATGTCGGCAAGCTTgcgcgaggaggaggaagaggagcagGAGAAGGTGGAGCCGGAGGTGATTGAGGAAGCGTTGAGGCGGCTGAGTGTGAGCGAGCGGCTCGCCGGCGATCGGGTGCTGCCGGTGGAGCCGCGTGTCAGTGCGtaccgctgcagcagcaagccCCAGTCCGAGGACGATGGGGAGGTGCCGGAGGACGAGGAGAACGGCAACTCGATCTCGATCTCCACGATGACCAACAGCCGGAGCAGTGACATGATGACGACGAGTGGCGGTGTCCCGGTGCCCGGTTCCGAGCAGAACTACCGATATCGGAGACAGCAGAGCTCCCAGCAGCAGGAAGACCTGCGGGAGGAGGAAGCCGACGGTTATGCGGAGGAGTTTGACGATGAGCGGGAAGGCTCCAGCCCGGACCCGATCATGGACGCGATGAACCGGAACGAGCGGTTCGATCGGGCGTGCAGCGACGACGACAAGATCGACACGCTCGACCGGAAGGTGAACATCATCTCGGAGAAGCTGCAGCAGAGTGCCGCGTACGGGAATCTCCTGAACGACAACAACGTGATCGTGTACCGGGCCGCCCTGAAGCAGCCGAACCAGCCGGCGGGCGGGAAAACGATCCTGCTGAAGCATCCGGGCGCGGGAAGCAACCTGAAGCCGGCCGGTGCTGGCGGCGCCGGGATCGGTGCGTATCTGTACAGTGGACCGCATGCTGGCGGGTTGGCggtggtcggtggtggtggtggaggagctgGAGCTGTGCCGGCTGAGGTGGAGCAGCACCACGAGCCAAAGCTGggggaggtggaggaggaggagagctGGACCGATGAGGAGGGAGAGGAACCGGACCAGAAGCAGTACTATGTGTTGCGCCGCAAAAG TGTTGGCCGTCTTCCAATAAAGCGTGGTCGCCGGACCAAGTACTCGGTCGGTTCGGGCCCCTCGGTAGCGTCGGGTGGTGGCGGCGTCGGTGTCAGTGGCAGTAGCGCTATGgtgcatcatcaccaccatcatcaccatcatcatgctTCCCCCGGTGGTGCCGACCATCTGGCGATCGTGCACCGGAAGATCCACTCGAACGTAACGATCTCGGACGAGGAGAACACGTCCGAGTACAGTCACGCCCCGTCCAGCCAGCGATCGACGCTCGAATCCAACCCGGACCTGCCGTCGGTCGTGATGATGAAGGCGGGCCGGCGTGTCGATCGcatcaagcagcagcagcagcaaccgatgCATAAGAGCACCACCTCCGCCAAAGACacggacgatgacgacgacgacgacgaggacgcaGATGACGATGGCCACGTGCCGGACAGTGACGTCGAGCAGGACTCtagcgacagcagcagcagctcggacGAGGTGGAACGTGTCGACCGGCGCCCGGTGGCTGATGTCGTCAACGGAAACCGGATGTAA
- the LOC120908797 gene encoding mitogen-activated protein kinase kinase kinase 13 isoform X1, protein MDLAGEAGTTSRQARFEDYQKMSTSLQNIASDQPDHHHSMISIQEELDQLGLNNEQQQPAPPYPQVIYGNEYHHHHHQQQVGNDDSSSPDYLQHHLPHHHQHHPAMCANGWPQLPVGMVAAGGPGVGPVGVGIGVGVGVGMSSKPATAGWMDGLFGCMRPVLSLIGKSHIMEMKSKQTEDWEIPYETITDMVWLGSGAQGAVFCGKLRNELVAVKKVRELKETDIRHLRKLDHENIVKFKGVCTQAPVFCIIMEYCAHGPLHKKLQDSGGVITPQQLVSWSQQIALGMQYLHTHKIIHRDLKSPNILIGENDVIKISDFGTSREWNEISTKMSFAGTVAWMAPEVIRNEPCNEKVDIWSYGVVLWELLTGEVPYKNVDSSQIIFGVGNNSLYLPIPDTCPEGFKLLIKQCWSAKPRNRPSFKIILTHLDIAGRELLQACEKGQYELYYQTQRSWREDIRSHMQKLTSNGMDIQKHEQDLIQKRKDEWKHAQDVRMTYERKLERTNMLCMQLSQLILQVEQKEQEILKREKLLAPEQRKCGFLKRGGDKANRKRPFSFPAMTTALPGRGGYGYSTTPSPTAAGVTPAKATLYAELNPSGHQGAKSVVVPVAAAPPPPYSTLAPLQTAAAAVPVTSPITSPEAVPVQPMAPSTTSSGRVKKLRHRRVGSGTINCSPKCSPCRDRRVQSEPESRHVKLVDTETQTEPMDISEPDVSPCPNLASKRMSASLREEEEEEQEKVEPEVIEEALRRLSVSERLAGDRVLPVEPRVSAYRCSSKPQSEDDGEVPEDEENGNSISISTMTNSRSSDMMTTSGGVPVPGSEQNYRYRRQQSSQQQEDLREEEADGYAEEFDDEREGSSPDPIMDAMNRNERFDRACSDDDKIDTLDRKVNIISEKLQQSAAYGNLLNDNNVIVYRAALKQPNQPAGGKTILLKHPGAGSNLKPAGAGGAGIGAYLYSGPHAGGLAVVGGGGGGAGAVPAEVEQHHEPKLGEVEEEESWTDEEGEEPDQKQYYVLRRKSVGRLPIKRGRRTKYSVGSGPSVASGGGGVGVSGSSAMVHHHHHHHHHHASPGGADHLAIVHRKIHSNVTISDEENTSEYSHAPSSQRSTLESNPDLPSVVMMKAGRRVDRIKQQQQQPMHKSTTSAKDTDDDDDDDEDADDDGHVPDSDVEQDSSDSSSSSDEVERVDRRPVADVVNGNRM, encoded by the exons CATGATATCGATCCAGGAGGAGCTGGATCAGCTGGGCCTGAACAatgaacagcagcaaccggctCCACCCTACCCGCAGGTCATCTATGGCAACGagtaccatcaccaccaccaccagcagcaggtcgGTAACgacgacagcagcagcccggACTACCTGCAACACCACCTgccccaccaccatcagcaccacCCGGCGATGTGTGCGAACGGGTGGCCCCAGCTCCCGGTGGGCATGGTGGCGGCCGGTGGCCCCGGCGTCGGTCCGGTTGGCGTCGGCATCGGCGTCGGTGTCGGTGTCGGCATGTCCAGCAAACCGGCGACGGCGGGCTGGATGGATGGGCTGTTCGGCTGCATGCGACCGGTGCTGTCGCTGATCGGCAAGAGCCACATCATGGAGATGAAGAGCAAACAGACTGAGGATTGGGAAATTCCGTACGAAACCATCACGGACATGGTGTGGCTCGGCAGCGGGGCCCAGGGTGCCGTGTTCTGCGGCAAGCTGCGCAACGAgctggtggcggtgaagaAGGTGCGCGAGCTGAAGGAGACGGACATCCGGCATCTGCGCAAGCTGGATCACGAGAACATCGTCAAGTTCAA AGGGGTCTGCACCCAGGCGCCAGTGTTCTGCATCATCATGGAGTACTGTGCGCACGGTCCGCTGCACAAGAAGCTGCAGGACAGTGGCGGGGTCATAACGCCCCAGCAGCTCGTCTCCTGGTCGCAGCAGATCGCGCTCGGCATGCAGTACCTGCACACGCACAAGATCATACACCGTGATCTGAAAAGTCCCAA TATCCTGATTGGCGAGAATGACGTCATCAAAATCAGCGACTTTGGCACCTCGCGCGAGTGGAACGAGATCAGCACGAAGATGAGCTTCGCCGGCACGGTGGCCTGGATGGCGCCGGAAGTGATCCGCAACGAGCCGTGCAACGAGAAGGTCGACATCTGGTCGTACGGCGTGGTGCTGTGGGAGCTGCTGACCGGGGAGGTGCCGTACAAGAACGTCGACTCGTCGCAGATCATATTCGGGGTCGGCAACAACTCACTGTACCTGCCCATACCGGACACGTGCCCGGAGGGGTTCAAGCTGCTGATCAAGCAGTGCTGGAGCGCGAAACCGCGCAACCGGCCGTCGTTCAAGATCATCCTGACGCATCTGGACATTGCGGGGCGGGAGCTGCTGCAGGCTTGCGAGAAGGGCCAGTACGAGCTGTACTACCAGACGCAGCGCTCGTGGCGCGAGGATATACGCAGCCACATGCAGAAGCTGACGAGCAATGGGATGGACATACAGAAGCACGAGCAGGACCTGATCCAGAAGCGGAAGGATGAGTGGAAGCACGCGCAGGACGTGCGGATGACGTACGAGCGGAAGCTGGAGCGGACGAACATGCTGTGCATGCAGCTGTCGCAGCTGATACTGCAGGTGGAGCAGAAGGAGCAGGAAATTCTCAA GCGAGAGAAGCTTCTTGCACCAGAACAGCGCAAGTGTGGCTTCCTGAAGCGCGGTGGCGACAAGGCAAACCGCAAGCGACCGTTCAGCTTTCCTGCGATGACGACGGCCCTGCCCGGACGGGGTGGTTATGGCTACTCGACGACACCCAGTCCAACGGCGGCCGGTGTCACGCCGGCCAAGGCAACGCTGTATGCGGAGCTGAACCCATCCGGCCATCAGGGTGCCAAGTCGGTGGTGGtaccagtagcagcagctccaccaccaccctacAGTACACTGGCACCCCTGCAGACGGCAGCAGCTGCTGTACCGGTAACATCACCCATCACCAGCCCGGAAGCTGTCCCCGTCCAACCGATGGCTCCATCGACGACCTCCTCCGGCAGGGTGAAAAAGCTCCGCCATCGGCGGGTCGGCTCGGGCACGATCAACTGCAGCCCAAAGTGCAGTCCGTGCCGGGATCGACGCGTCCAGAGCGAGCCCGAATCGCGCCACGTTAAGCTTGTGGACACGGAAACGCAAACCGAACCGATGGACATTAGCGAGCCGGATGTGAGCCCGTGCCCGAACCTGGCCTCGAAGCGCATGTCGGCAAGCTTgcgcgaggaggaggaagaggagcagGAGAAGGTGGAGCCGGAGGTGATTGAGGAAGCGTTGAGGCGGCTGAGTGTGAGCGAGCGGCTCGCCGGCGATCGGGTGCTGCCGGTGGAGCCGCGTGTCAGTGCGtaccgctgcagcagcaagccCCAGTCCGAGGACGATGGGGAGGTGCCGGAGGACGAGGAGAACGGCAACTCGATCTCGATCTCCACGATGACCAACAGCCGGAGCAGTGACATGATGACGACGAGTGGCGGTGTCCCGGTGCCCGGTTCCGAGCAGAACTACCGATATCGGAGACAGCAGAGCTCCCAGCAGCAGGAAGACCTGCGGGAGGAGGAAGCCGACGGTTATGCGGAGGAGTTTGACGATGAGCGGGAAGGCTCCAGCCCGGACCCGATCATGGACGCGATGAACCGGAACGAGCGGTTCGATCGGGCGTGCAGCGACGACGACAAGATCGACACGCTCGACCGGAAGGTGAACATCATCTCGGAGAAGCTGCAGCAGAGTGCCGCGTACGGGAATCTCCTGAACGACAACAACGTGATCGTGTACCGGGCCGCCCTGAAGCAGCCGAACCAGCCGGCGGGCGGGAAAACGATCCTGCTGAAGCATCCGGGCGCGGGAAGCAACCTGAAGCCGGCCGGTGCTGGCGGCGCCGGGATCGGTGCGTATCTGTACAGTGGACCGCATGCTGGCGGGTTGGCggtggtcggtggtggtggtggaggagctgGAGCTGTGCCGGCTGAGGTGGAGCAGCACCACGAGCCAAAGCTGggggaggtggaggaggaggagagctGGACCGATGAGGAGGGAGAGGAACCGGACCAGAAGCAGTACTATGTGTTGCGCCGCAAAAG TGTTGGCCGTCTTCCAATAAAGCGTGGTCGCCGGACCAAGTACTCGGTCGGTTCGGGCCCCTCGGTAGCGTCGGGTGGTGGCGGCGTCGGTGTCAGTGGCAGTAGCGCTATGgtgcatcatcaccaccatcatcaccatcatcatgctTCCCCCGGTGGTGCCGACCATCTGGCGATCGTGCACCGGAAGATCCACTCGAACGTAACGATCTCGGACGAGGAGAACACGTCCGAGTACAGTCACGCCCCGTCCAGCCAGCGATCGACGCTCGAATCCAACCCGGACCTGCCGTCGGTCGTGATGATGAAGGCGGGCCGGCGTGTCGATCGcatcaagcagcagcagcagcaaccgatgCATAAGAGCACCACCTCCGCCAAAGACacggacgatgacgacgacgacgacgaggacgcaGATGACGATGGCCACGTGCCGGACAGTGACGTCGAGCAGGACTCtagcgacagcagcagcagctcggacGAGGTGGAACGTGTCGACCGGCGCCCGGTGGCTGATGTCGTCAACGGAAACCGGATGTAA